TTGAGGAGATGATGATCCCGATCCGCGTGGGCGAGGAACTCGGGCGGGACCGCTTTCTGGAGCGGCTGGTGGAGAACCTCTACACGCGCAACGATGTGGTGCTCTCGCGGGGAAATTTCCGGGTGCGTGGTGAGGTGGTGGATGTCTTTCCCGCCTACATGGAGAGCGCGATTCGGATCGAGTTCTGGGGGGACGAGGTGGAGTCCATCCAGGCGCTTGACCCGCTCACCGGCGATACTGGCGAGCGCATGGAGCACTTTCAGCTCTATCCGGCCAACCAGTACATCACCCCGCGCCGGAAGCTCGAGACCGCCGTCAAGGCCATCCGTGAGGAGCTGGACGGGCGGATTGCCGAGCTGGAGAAGGACCAGCGACTGGTCGAGGCTCAGCGTCTGCGCATGCGTACCGAGTATGATATCGAGCTGTTACAGGAGATGGGCTTTTGCAGCGGCATCGAGAACTATTCGCGCCACCTGAGCGGTCGTAAGTCCGGCGAACGCCCCTGGTGCCTGATCGACTTTTTCCCGGACGACTTCCTGCTCGTGCTCGACGAGAGCCACGCCACCTGGCCGCAGATCGGGGCCATGTACAAGGGTGACCGTTCGCGAAAGGAGCGGCTGGTCGAGTACGGCTTTCGGCTGCCCTCGGCGCTGGATAACCGCCCGCTGCGCAGCGAGGAGTTTCAGGAGGTGACGGGGCAGACAATCTTTGTCTCGGCCACCCCGGCGGCCTATGAACTGGAGCACTCCAGCGTCATCGCTGAGCAGGTGATTCGGCCGACTGGCTTGCTGGACCCCATCATGGAGCTGCGCCCGATCAAGGGGCAGGTCGAGCACCTTATTGGCGAGGTCAAGTCCGCTGCCGAGCGTGGCGAGCGGGTGCTCGTGACGACGCTGACCAAGCGCATGTCCGAGGACCTCACGACCTACCTGCGCGAGTCTGGGGCGCGCGTCGAGTACCTGCACTCGGACATCGATGCGATCGAGCGGGTGGAGATCCTTCGTAATCTGCGCAGAGGAGACTTCGACGTGCTGGTTGGCGTGAACCTCCTGCGTGAAGGCCTTGACCTGCCCGAGGTTTCGCTGGTGGCGATCCTGGACGCGGACAAGGAGGGCTTTCTGCGGAGTGAGACCAGCCTGATTCAGACAGCTGGTCGCGCTGCCCGGCACGAGAAGGGCCGTGTGATCCTCTATGCTGACGTGATGACCGACTCGCTGCGTCGAACGCTGGAGGTGACCGATAAGCGTCGTCAGAAGCAGGCGGCCTATAATGCGGAGCACGGGATCACGCCGCGCTCAGTCAAGCGAGGCCTCCAGGCGAGCCTGCATGTGCCGGGGGCAAGCGATGAGGCAGATGCGGTCAATGTCGCCGAGGCCGGCGGCGACGAGGATGTCGCTATCGTACTGGCCGAGCTGGAAAGCGAGATGCTCGAAGCCGCCGCGAATCTGGAGTTCGAGCGCGCCGCCGTGCTGCGGGATCAGATCGATGCGCTCAAAAGCGGGGAGGCTAGGGGCGGCTTCTCAGGGAAGCGCCGCAAATCAGCCTCACGTAAAAAGAAAAGCGGCCGCCGACGATAGAGTTGTGTCCTTACTCTTAGGGGGTGGCTTATCGGGATGGCTTTCGGGGGATGTGATCAACGTTGGTGTTAGTTAATCCGTTAAAACAGTAACCTGCTAGTGGGTACATCACTATGTCCCGGTCGGAGGTTTTTTTAGGTCTATGTCTCTATCGTTAATTGAAAGTCATTAACTATAATAGTGCAAAGTGGTGGCATCTAGTAGCATCGTAGTACAAATGTTTGCATAAAATACTACGTTGAATGCAAAAAAGCAGGCGGACGAATTCGTCCGCCTGCCACCAGTAAAAACAGGGTTCCCAGGTAAGGTTAATACAGGCCTGAAATTGGCGCAGGTGGCCAGATTAACGCTTAGTCTCCAGTTTTTGGGGTGCCATCGCGCACGCAAACGATGGTCCCGATGAGCAGTGGCCTGAAGGTTCAGGCTTGGGTGAGCTTGGTCGACCTGCCCGGACCGACTGTCGCTATAAACCCGCCGGAGCGAGTGCTATTTCTTCTTTGCAGCCTTGAAGTCTGCAGCAGGTTCGCTGGCGACGATGCCGTCTGCGAGCCGCTCCAGGTGAGTCGCAATGAAGTTGGATCGATTGCGATTCTCCTCATCCGCCAACTTGTCGATACGCTCAACCAAGTTTTGCGGAAGGCTGATGGAGATTTGGGTTTTACCGGGCGCACGCCCGTGGTTTTGTTTTCTTTGTGCCATATGCAGTGTGCTTATTGATAAACCTTTATCTATTACACTTGCGGAAATGATTTTCAACAAAAATATCATTTTCGCAGTATCTAATCAGATACGGGCTATCTACGTGTATACTGATGTCCAATCAACTGGTGCTTACCGTGGTAAGCACCAGTACGGACACTGTATAACTAACCCTTGTAAATCTCAAGCAGGGTATCTGCAATTTCCGACGGAGTCGGAGAGACGGCAATGCCGGCATCTTTGAGGGCGGCAATCTTGGTATCGGCGGAGCCGCTGCTGCCCGAAACGATGGCACCAGCGTGGCCCATGCGGCGTCCGGGAGGCGCGGTTGTACCCGCGATAAAGGCGGCAACCGGCTTTTTGACATTGGCTTTGATGTAGGCGGCGGCTTCCTCTTCGGCGCTGCCACCGATTTCACCGATCAAAATAATGGCTTCGGTCTCGGGATCTTCGTTGAAGAGCTTGACCGCGTCGGTGTGGCTGGTGCCGTTGACGGGGTCGCCACCGATACCGATGCAGGTGGTCTGGCCGTGGCCGCGTACGGTCAGCTGGTACATGGCCTCGTAGGTGAGGGTACCGGAGCGGCTGACGACGCCGACCTTACCGGGCTGGGCAATGTAACCGGGCATGATGCCGATATTGCAGACGCCGGGGGTCATGATGCCGGGGCAGTTCGGCCCGATGAGGCGGGCTTTGCTCTTCTTGAGGGCGTCCTTGACGATCGTCATGTCGCGGACCGGGATGCCCTCGGTGATGCAGATAATGGTCTCGATACCGGCGTCGATGGCCTCGAGGATGCCGTCCGCAGCGAAGGGCGGCGGGACGAAGATCACCGAGGTGTTGGCGCCTTCCTTTTCGACGGCGTCGTGCACCGTGTTAAAGATCGGGAGCTTGTCTTCCCATTTGGTTCCGCCCTTACCCGGCGTGACCGCAGCCACGTAGTTGGTGCCGTAGGCGATGTTATTGAGTGCGTGCAGGGTTCCGGCTTTGCCAGTAATGCCCTGGCCAACCACCCGCGTATCTTTTCCGACGAGAACGCTCATTGTACGAAATAGACTTAAATAGTTTAAAGTGGGTTAGGTGCCGGGCTTACTTCTTGATCTGCTCGACAATTTTCTTGGCGGCGTCGGCGAGCGAGTCACCCGAGGTCAGCTTGAGGCCGCTTTCTTCGAGCAGCTTCTTGCCTTCGGCGACTTCGTTGCCTTCGAGGCGGACGACCAGGGGCACGTTCAGATCGACGTTCTTGGCCGCGCCGATGATGCCCAGGGCAATGGTCTTGCAGCTCATGATGCCGCCGAAGATGTTGACCAGGATGCCTTCGACATTCGGGTCGCTGAGGATGATCCGGAAGGCTTCGGTGACCTGCTCTTCGTTAGCACCACCGCCTACGTCGAGGAAGTTGGCAGGGTTGCCGCCAAAGTGCTTGATGATGTCCATGGTGGCCATGGCCAGGCCGGCACCGTTCACGAGGCAGGCGATGTTCCCGTCCAGAGCGATGTAGTTGAGTCCGAACTTGGAAGCTTCGACTTCCTTGGGGTCTTCTTCTCCGAGGTCGCGCATGGCGACGACGTCGGGATGGCGGTAAAGGGCGTTGCTGTCAAAGTTGACCTTGGCGTCGAGGGCTTCGACGTCACCGTCAACCGTGGTGATCAGCGGGTTGATCTCGACCAGCGAGCAGTCCTTTTCCCAGAACATGTTGTACAGGCCGGTGAGGATCTTATCCATCTGCTTGAGCTGCTCCTTTGTGTTGAGCCCAAGGCCAAAGGCGATCTGGCGCTTATGGAAGGGATGGAGTCCACCGGCGGGATCGACGTGAACCTTCGTGATCTTCTCAGGCGTTTCAGCTGCGACCTTCTCGATGTCCATGCCGCCCTCGGTGGAGGCGATGAAGACCGGTTGCGAGGTTTCGCGGTCGAGCAGGATGGCGAGGTAGAACTCCTTGCCGATCTTGCTGGCTTCAGTGAAGTAGACGGTCTTGACCTCGCGGCCCTTGGGGCCGGTCTGGTGGGTGACCAGGGTGTTGCCGAGCATGGCCTTACCGGCCGCCATGGCTTCTTCCTTGGTGTCGAGGACTTTTACCCCGCCCTTGTACCCGTCGGTAAAGGTACCTTTGCCGCGTCCGCCGGCGTGGATCTGTGACTTCACGACGATCTTCTCGCCCGTGATGCTGTCAATCGCTGCCTCGAATTCATCTACGCTCTGAACCGCTTTACCAGCGGGCACCGGAATGCCGTACTGGGTGAACAGTTCCTTGGCCTGATATTCATGAATGTTCATGTCGTGTGTGCTGTGCTGTTTACACATGACGGGGGATTGACCCGGCATGGCAACCAATTTTTTTGCAATTGCAGGTATTAGAAGCACTCTTAACCGAGCACTTCAGCTTGTCTGGCGGTAATCTGCGCGATGCCGTGCTTACCCAGCTCCAGCAGACGTGCCAGTTGGTCGGCCGAGAACGTAGCTTCCTCGCCCGTGCCCTGCACTTCTACGTACTGGCCAGCGCCGGTCATGACAATATTAAAGTCCACCGAGGCCTCCCGGTCTTCTGGATAGTTCAGGTCGAGGATCTCCAACTCGTGGAAAATGCCGACGCTGACCGCGGCCACGGAGTCACGGAAAGGGCTCTCTGTGAGCACGCCGTCATCGATCAGACGCTTGACGGCCAACTGCGCGGCGACGTAGGAGCCAGAAATGGAGGCGGTGCGGGTGCCACCGTCGGCCTGGAGCACGTCGCAGTCGATCCACAGCGTGTAGCCGGGGATTTTTGAGAGGTCCACCACAGCGCGCAGGGAGCGGCCGATCAGGCGCTGGATTTCAACCGAGCGGCCATCGAGCTTGCCCTTGGCGATATCGCGCTTTTTGCGATCATGGGTGGAGTAGGGGAGCATCGAGTACTCCGCGGTGATCCAGCCACTCTCGACGCCCTGCTCGCGCATCCAGCCGGGGACGCGCTTCTCCAGCGTGGCCGCGCAGATGACGCGGGTGTTGCCGTAGCAAGCCAGGACCGAGCCGGTAGCGTGGGGCGCGAACCCCGGTTCGAAAGACAGGGGACGCAGCTGGTCAGGCAGCCGGCCATCGAGTCGCTTTTCAGTGGACATACCCGGCCCAGCATTAAGGGCTGTCGGCATTTGGGCAACGGGAAACTCCGGCTGGGTGTGTGATCAGTAGGACGATCTTTTTTAACCGTAGAGACGCAAAGGCTCAAAGTCCTGATCCTTCATTGAAATATATTATGATGTCGGTAACTCGTTGCGTCGAGCGAATTGCGACATACTGGTGCGAAGGGGGGCATAAGTCTTCTGCTGCTTTCTGCTCTTTGGCAGTGGAAAGCACACAATGACCAATCTCAGCTGCGTTTGCCGGGGCAGCGAACGTAGTGAGCGATGGGGCGCAGCCCCATCAATGCCAGCGGGTGCAACCCGCTTAGGCTTCGACTTCTTCGGGGGCGGGTTCGACCCACTTGCCATGTTCCTTGATCAGGTCCACGAGGCGGTCGAGGGCTTCGGCCTCGGGGATGTTGACCTTCACGCACTCCTTGCCGACGTAGAGGTTGATCTTGGCCGGGGCGCCGCCCACGTATCCGAAGTCTGCGTCAGCCATTTCACCGGGGCCATTGACGATGCAGCCCATGACGGCGATGGTCACTCCCTTGAGGTGCCCGGTGCGGGCCTTGATGCGGCCGGTGACCTCCTGCAGGTCGAAGAGCGTGCGTCCGCAGCTCGGGCAGGCCACGTACTCGGTCTTGACGGTGCGCATGCGCGCGCCTTGCAGGATGTTGTAGGACAGAGCGGTGCAGCGGGCCAGGTCGTCGATGGTGTCCACGCTGATGAGGTCCCCGAAGCCATCCGCGAAGGACGGGCCGGTGAACATGGCGGCTTCCAGCAACTGGCGGCCAAAGCCTTCTTCTTTAAGAATCTCGAAGTCCGCGCGCATGCGCAGCCACAGCGGACCGCGCAGGTCCTTTTTCAGGAGGATGTCGCCGAGAGCGCGGTAGGCACCGACGGCGTGAATGTCCGTGTGGCTGGAAAGGGTGTGGACGACGTTGGGCTGTCCGGCGAGCTGGGTGCTCAGGGCGGAGACGGCAGCGGCGTCGGCATCGACGGCGAGCAACAGGCCGTGCTTCTGCGTGAGGGTGAGGTACTCAGCGAGCGCATCGGCATCGCCTGCCCCAAAGCGTTTGACGAGCATCCAGCCGCAGCGGTCGTTCCAGTCAAAGGCATCGAGAGCAGCGGTGGAAACGCCGTCGCCCAGCTCGGCTACGAGCACCTTAATGGCGGGGGCGAGGGTCTTTTGCAGACTCAGCAGGTGAATCAGGTCGAGATCGCTCTCAACCTTTACGAGCAGACCCTCGATGCGGGCGTCCTTGAGGACCTTATGGGCAGCGAGCACATCCTTGGTGATCTGAGTATGCTCGGAAAGCGGACGGAAGCTGGGCGAGATGACGCGCGGCGGCTCCAGCGTGTTGATCGGGCACTCGGCCCCGAAGTTGATCTCGGTGATGTCGCGGCGCTTGTAATGGTAGGGATCGACGGCTTCCGGTTCGCGCTCGGTTGCCGGATGGGCTGCGGATTGCTCCCAGAGAGCGTGGGCGCGGTCGGCCAGGTCGCGGGCGACGGGGACTTCGTACCAAGGGTCCTCGGTCAGGGAGACGCGGATGGTGTCGCCGAGGCCGTCGTAAAGCAGGGCGCCGATACCGATGGCGCTCTTGATACGGGCGTCTTCACCGTCCCCGGCCTCGGTCACACCGAGGTGGAGCGGGTAATTAAAACCGGCCTCATCCATGCGGGCGACAGCGAGGCGGTAGGCCTCGATCATGACCTTGGTGTTGCTGGCCTTCATGGAGACGACGATATCGCGGAATCCATGATCGTCGGCGATGCGCATGAACTCCAGGGCGCTCTCGACCATGCCCAGCGGGGAGTCCCCGTAGCGGTTCATGATGCGGTCGGAGAGGGAGCCGTGGTTGGTGCCGATGCGCAGGACGCGGCCCAGCTCCTTGGAGCGCTTGACCAGCGGGGTAAAGGCTTCGTGCAGGCGCTGAAGTTCGTTGTCGTATTCGGCGTCGGTGTACTCCTTGACGGCGAACTTCTTCTTGTCGGCGTAGTTGCCGGGGTTGACGCGGACCTTCTCCACGTGCTCGATGGCGACCATCGCGGCGGAGGGCAGGAAGTGGATGTCGGCGACCAGCGGGATGTCGGCGAAGCCCGCGGCGCTGAACTGCGCGCGAATGTCCTTGAGGGCTTCGGCGGCGGCCTTGTTGGGGGCGGTCAGGCGCACGATCTCGCACCCGGCCTCGGCCAGCTTGATGCATTGCTTGACGGAGGCGTCTACGTCCTGGGTCAGGCTGGTCGTCATCGACTGGACCCGGATCGGGTTATTTCCGCCGATGCCGACGGCACCGATCTTAACCTCGGTGGTCGGACGGCGCAGGGCCTGAAAACGCGACTGGCAGTAAAGTCTCATGGTGGTCTCAATTAGATTTCCTCAGCCCGGAAAACAAGCGAAAAGGCGTGTCAGCCCCATGCTGCGGGGTGATTCTCCCGGTCTGTTGCAAAGTTGTAACGGGCAGGCTACTCGGTCTTTTCGGGGAAGGCAACCGGGATGTAGTAGGCCTGATTGCGGATGGCCTGGCGTTTGGATTCGGCGTCGCCGACCCAGTCGAGCGAGTCAAAGAGCGTGATGTAGGCCATGAGCCCGAAGAGCAGCACGACGAAGACCCCGGTCGCAGCCTCGATCAGGCTGCGCGGCATGGGGCGGCCAAGCAGCTTCGAGACGGTGGCGATAGTCATGTGCCCGCCGTCGAGGACGGGGATGGGCAGCAGGTTGAGCAGGGCGAGGTTGACGTTCAGGATAACGGCAAAGGCCAGAGCGGCGCGGAAGCCGTCCCACTTGGTCTCGAAAATGTCCGGGCTGGAAAAGCTGTGCACGAGTCGGCCGATGCCGATGGCGCCGTTGAGGTCCTTGAAGCCGATGTCCGAGCGCGGGCTGACCAGGCTGCCGAGTACGCGGCCGATCATACGGAGGCTGGCTACGAACTGCTCGGGGGGCGTGGGGTGGGCGATGATGAGGTCGTCCTGCAGGGAAAAGCCGATCATGGCCATGGTGATCGGGTCGACGAGGGACGCCTGCCAGTCATCAATGCCCTGAAATACGTAGTCTTTGCCCTCCTGGCTAAATGTAAGTGCGGGGCCGGGCTCGTCAGCATTGGCGGCAGCGATGAGGGATGAGAGGCTGTTGACGGGCGTGCTGCCGATGCTCAGCAACGTATCGCCGGGATGGAACTGATCGGCCAGCGGGCTGTTTTCGGCTACATCGAAAAGGATGACACGCGCCTCTGTGTTGGGGGAGGCGGGGTTACCGCTTTCGCCCGGTTCATACATGGGCATGAACTCGGCGTAGGCCTCGGGCTGGTCGATGGGGGCAAGACGGGCCAGGGGTTTGGTCCAGGGGACGCTGGCAGGGGAGACCTCAAGGGTGATCGGTTTGCCGTCGCGGATGAGGGCGAGGGTGACGGTTTCGCCGACATGGCCGTCGATATAATCGTTGAGGCTCCGGAGGTTATAAAGTTTTTCGCCATCCACGGCCTTGATCATGTCGCCGGGCTGGAGGCCCGCCCGCTCGGCGGGAGAGTTGGGCATGATCGCGCCTACGCGCAGGTTCTGGGCCGGAGCGATACCGATGCGGCGGATGTCGCGCCCGGAGCGCTCATTGTAGGTCGAGAGCACGGGAAAGGCCTCGATGGGAAGGATGTCACCGTCGCGGTCGATGAGGAGCTTGACGCGGGGGTTCCCGGCGGCATCGCGCCCGGAGCCGGTCGCGATCAGCATGGAAATATCCTGAAAGTCGGTGACGGGCTCACCGTCGATCTGGAGGATGCGGTCACCGGGCTGCAGTCCGGCCTTGGCGGCGGGGGAGGGCACGGAGGTTTCGGCGTCGATGCTCAGCTCAGGAGTCACGTAGCCGATGACATTGGTCTCAACGGAGCTGCGGGTCGGGGTGCCTGCGACCCACACGGCGGTGGCTAACAGTACGGCCAGCACGAGATTGAAGAACGGACCGGCGAAGGCCACGATCATCTTGTCGGCGTAGCTGATTGAGGGCAGGGTGTCGGCGTCATCGCTGTCGCCTTCGAGGGCTTTCATGTCCGCCAGCTGCGGGAGCGCGACGAAGGCCCCAAAGGGGATCCAGCAGAAGCAGTACTCGACGCCGTCTTTGCCGCGCCAGCCGAAGATTTTCGGCCCCAGCCCGAAGATCGAGAAGCGCTCGACCTTGAGGCCGCGCCATTTGGCGGCCAGAAAGTGCCCGAGCTCGTGGATGATGATGGCTCCGTTGAAAAACAGGATAATCAGCACCCAGCCCCACGCGTTGGTGAAGAGGTTTTGCAGGAGATTGCCGTCGCCACTCATGGTTTAATCTATCGTTGTCCGCAAAGGTACGGAATGATGGAACGGTAAAAAGTCAAAGCGCAGGGTAATATCATGAGCGGGTGGCGTGTGGATGGATGGCGTGGGCAGTCTGGGGCGGCTGACAGCGAGGTGGATACGCTTAGAACCGCTCCGGGGCGAAAATGTTCGCTGCTTATTGGGCAAGGCTGGTGGTCAGCGTGGCGACCTTGTCGGCGGCGATACGGCGGGCCTCGGCATCGGCGGCCAGCAGGTCGTCGAGGTTGTCCGGGTCGTGGTTAGAGATAGCGGAAAGGGTCTGCTCAATGACGCGCGGGATGTCCAGATAGCCGATGCGGTCGGCCACGAAGGCCTCGACGGCGACCTCATTCGAGGCATTAAAGGCGCCGGTGGCGATCCCGCCAGCCAGGGCGGCTTCACGGGCCAGACGCAGGCAGGGGAACTGTACCTCGTCCGGCGGGCGGAATTCGAGGCTCATCAGCTGCGAAAAGTCGAGGGTGGCGTCCACGCCCACCGCCCGCTCAGGGTAGAGGAGGGTGTGCTGGATGGCAAAGGTCATGACCGGCGGGCAGAGCTGGGCCAGAATCGAGCCGTCCACGTACTGCACCATCGAGTGGACGATGCTCTGAGGGTGGATGGTGACGTCGATGCGGTCGGCGGGCAGGTCAAAGAGCCAGCGGGCTTCGATCAGCTCCAGGCCCTTGTTGGCCATGGTGGAGGAGTCGATGGTGATCTTCGGGCCCATATCCCAGTTGGGGTGCTTGAGGGCCATTTCCTTGGTCACCGTGGTCATTTGCTCGCGGGTGAAGTCCCGGAAGGGACCGCCCGAAGCGGTTAAAATGAGGCGGTCCACGTCCACCTTGCGTTCGCCCTGCAGGCACTGGAAGATGGCGTTGTGCTCGCTGTCGAGCGGGAGCATGCGGGAGCCGGACTTTTTCGCCGTCTCCATGACAAACTTGCCCGCGAGCACGAGGATCTCTTTGCTGGCCAGCGCGATGTCCTTGCCTTTTTCGAGGGCGGCCAGGGTGGGCTTGAGCGAAAGTGTGCCAACCACGGCGGGGACGACCAGCTCGGCCTCTTCCAGTACGGAAACGGCGATCAGCCCCTCCAGCCCGCAGTAAAGCTTCGTTTCGGCTGGGAACTCGCCCGAGGCCTTGGCCTCGGTGCAGGCGGCTTCGTCGTAGATGGCAACGTGGGGGACGTTAAACTCTTTGGCGATGCGGGCCAGATCGCGCCAGCGGCGGCGACCTGCGATGGCGAGCAGTTCGAGCTTGTCCGGGTGCTTGGCGACGACGCGCAGCGTATTTTCACCAATGGAGCCGGTGGCCCCGAGCAGGACGATCTTTTTGGGACTGGACATGGAACGGTAAAGTCAATCAGGACCGGTGGGCCGTGCAGCGGCTACACCAGATACTTGAATAAGAGGTACCCGGCGGGTGCGGTCAAGATCAGGCTGTCCGTCAGGTCAAAGATGCCCCCGATGCCCGGAATGGCGCTGCCGGAGTCCTTGACGCCAGCCCGGCGCTTGAGGATGGATTCGATCAGGTCCGAGACCAGAGCCAGGTCCCCGAGGATGGCTGCGATGAGGGCGGCCTTGAGCCAGGTCAGCCCGTCGGGCAGTTGGTCGGGGAAACCGGCCAGCAGGAGCACGCCAACCAGAGCGGAAACAGCGACCCCTCCCAGGGCTCCCTCGATGGTCTTCTTCGGGCTGATGTGGGGGCAGAGCTTGTGCTTGCCGAATTTCATACCCACGAGCAGCCCGCCCACGTCGGAGAACTTCGACACCGCGACGATCCAGATCGGCACCATTACTGTGCCGTAGTCATGCATGATCAGGGTGTAGAACTGGAGCATGAAGGGCACGTAGATGAGCCCGAACAGGGTGGGGAGAAAGACTTGGCGTATGTTGGGCCAGACCAGCAGCGTAAAGGCGAGCACGATCATGGCCAGGGCCAGCAGGTCCAGTGGGCGGCCGTCAAGGTAGTAGCTGCCGAGCACCAGCACGAGCCCGAGCCCGGCGCCGAGCGCCTTGAGCGGGCGGTAGCCCATTTTCTCCAGTAGCTGGTAAAACTCAATCTGCGTGAGCGCCGTCAGCGCAGCGAGCAGGAGTACGCCCCCGTCTGCGCCGAAGAGCACAAGCACGGCGATAATCACGGCCCACAGGCCTAGGGTGCTGGCGATGCGCTTCCTCACCGATTGATGGCAGGTTCGCTCGCCGGGGCGGCCTTGATCTGCTCGCCGGTCTTGCCGAAGCGGCGCTGGCGCTGGCGGAAGTTCTCCACCGCCTCTATAAAGTGCTTGCGGTCAAAGTCGGGCCAGTAGACCGGCGTGAAGACCATCTCAGAGTAGGCGCACTGCAGGAGCAGAAAGTTACTGATGCGGGTCTCACCCGAGGTGCGGATCAGCAGGTCCGGGTCGGGGATGTCCGCCGTGTACAGGTAGCGGGAAAACTGTGGCCAATCCAGGTGGGCCGGGTCGACTTTGCCCTTGGCGGCGTCTTCGGAGATGGCACGGACGGCGTCCAAGACCTCGGTGCGCGAGCCGTAGTTGAGGGCGACTTGCAGGACATAGTCCTGAAAGTCTTTAGTCGCTTCGAGGGCCTGGTCGAGTTTCTTGCGGACACCCTCGGGCAGGTCGTCCGGGCGGCCAATCACACGCAGGCGCACCTTGTTTTTCACCAGTTCGCGGGTGTTGCGCTCCAGGAAGAACTCCAGCAGGCCCATCAATGAGGAGATTTCCTCCGCCGGGCGTTGCCAGTTTTCCACGGAAAAGGCGAACAATGTGACGTACTTGATATTGAGCTCGCGGGCGACCTTGAGCACGGCGCGAACATTGCTCACACCCCGCCGGTGCCCCTCGATCCGTGGCAGGCCCCGCTGGCGCGCCCAGCGCCCGTTACCATCCATGATGATGGCGACGTGGTTCAGGCCGTGGGCAGCGGGTTGGCTGGGAGAGTCTTGCACGTGTGGAGAATAGGACCGATGGTGACCGTTCGGATTGGAATTAGCGCACACCATATAGGGGGTGGAGTCCGGAATGCAAATCCCAATCGCATTCCCTTGGGCGGCATTCTGGGCTCAGGTGGCCGGGGCGATATTTGACAGGCAAGGCTTACGGCGGTACCTTACCCTATGTCAGAACCGCTCAGCATCACCGCCGTCGCCGACGCCCTGGCGGGCCTGCCCGGCTGGACCCACGCCGACGACAAGCTGCAAAAGACCTTTACGTTCGAGGATTTCTCCGCGGCCTTGGGGTTCGTGGTCCGGATGGGCCTGGAGGCCGAAAAACAGGGGCACCATCCCGAGCTTTTCAATGTCTATAACCGGGTCGAGGTGGCACTGTGTACCCATGACGCGGACGATAAGGTCACCGACAAGGACGTGAGCCTGGCTTCTGCCATCGAGGCCCTCCGGTCGGCCTGATATCTGCTGCACCCCTTGATTCACAAGCATTTAACCGTCGAACGCCGGTCGCCCAAAAATCATATTCCGCTGTTGCAC
This genomic interval from Ruficoccus sp. ZRK36 contains the following:
- the uvrB gene encoding excinuclease ABC subunit UvrB, with translation MGDQPAAIEKLVNSVQAGNPYQTLLGVTGSGKTFTVANVIERVQRPTLIMSHNKTLAAQLYSELKAFFPNNAVEYFVSYYDYYQPEAYVPSSDTYIEKDSSINDEIERLRIAATSSLISRRDVIVVASVSCIYGLGSPEDFEEMMIPIRVGEELGRDRFLERLVENLYTRNDVVLSRGNFRVRGEVVDVFPAYMESAIRIEFWGDEVESIQALDPLTGDTGERMEHFQLYPANQYITPRRKLETAVKAIREELDGRIAELEKDQRLVEAQRLRMRTEYDIELLQEMGFCSGIENYSRHLSGRKSGERPWCLIDFFPDDFLLVLDESHATWPQIGAMYKGDRSRKERLVEYGFRLPSALDNRPLRSEEFQEVTGQTIFVSATPAAYELEHSSVIAEQVIRPTGLLDPIMELRPIKGQVEHLIGEVKSAAERGERVLVTTLTKRMSEDLTTYLRESGARVEYLHSDIDAIERVEILRNLRRGDFDVLVGVNLLREGLDLPEVSLVAILDADKEGFLRSETSLIQTAGRAARHEKGRVILYADVMTDSLRRTLEVTDKRRQKQAAYNAEHGITPRSVKRGLQASLHVPGASDEADAVNVAEAGGDEDVAIVLAELESEMLEAAANLEFERAAVLRDQIDALKSGEARGGFSGKRRKSASRKKKSGRRR
- a CDS encoding ribbon-helix-helix domain-containing protein, with amino-acid sequence MKIISASVIDKGLSISTLHMAQRKQNHGRAPGKTQISISLPQNLVERIDKLADEENRNRSNFIATHLERLADGIVASEPAADFKAAKKK
- the sucD gene encoding succinate--CoA ligase subunit alpha, translating into MSVLVGKDTRVVGQGITGKAGTLHALNNIAYGTNYVAAVTPGKGGTKWEDKLPIFNTVHDAVEKEGANTSVIFVPPPFAADGILEAIDAGIETIICITEGIPVRDMTIVKDALKKSKARLIGPNCPGIMTPGVCNIGIMPGYIAQPGKVGVVSRSGTLTYEAMYQLTVRGHGQTTCIGIGGDPVNGTSHTDAVKLFNEDPETEAIILIGEIGGSAEEEAAAYIKANVKKPVAAFIAGTTAPPGRRMGHAGAIVSGSSGSADTKIAALKDAGIAVSPTPSEIADTLLEIYKG
- the sucC gene encoding ADP-forming succinate--CoA ligase subunit beta, with the protein product MNIHEYQAKELFTQYGIPVPAGKAVQSVDEFEAAIDSITGEKIVVKSQIHAGGRGKGTFTDGYKGGVKVLDTKEEAMAAGKAMLGNTLVTHQTGPKGREVKTVYFTEASKIGKEFYLAILLDRETSQPVFIASTEGGMDIEKVAAETPEKITKVHVDPAGGLHPFHKRQIAFGLGLNTKEQLKQMDKILTGLYNMFWEKDCSLVEINPLITTVDGDVEALDAKVNFDSNALYRHPDVVAMRDLGEEDPKEVEASKFGLNYIALDGNIACLVNGAGLAMATMDIIKHFGGNPANFLDVGGGANEEQVTEAFRIILSDPNVEGILVNIFGGIMSCKTIALGIIGAAKNVDLNVPLVVRLEGNEVAEGKKLLEESGLKLTSGDSLADAAKKIVEQIKK
- the rph gene encoding ribonuclease PH, with the translated sequence MSTEKRLDGRLPDQLRPLSFEPGFAPHATGSVLACYGNTRVICAATLEKRVPGWMREQGVESGWITAEYSMLPYSTHDRKKRDIAKGKLDGRSVEIQRLIGRSLRAVVDLSKIPGYTLWIDCDVLQADGGTRTASISGSYVAAQLAVKRLIDDGVLTESPFRDSVAAVSVGIFHELEILDLNYPEDREASVDFNIVMTGAGQYVEVQGTGEEATFSADQLARLLELGKHGIAQITARQAEVLG
- the ispG gene encoding (E)-4-hydroxy-3-methylbut-2-enyl-diphosphate synthase: MRLYCQSRFQALRRPTTEVKIGAVGIGGNNPIRVQSMTTSLTQDVDASVKQCIKLAEAGCEIVRLTAPNKAAAEALKDIRAQFSAAGFADIPLVADIHFLPSAAMVAIEHVEKVRVNPGNYADKKKFAVKEYTDAEYDNELQRLHEAFTPLVKRSKELGRVLRIGTNHGSLSDRIMNRYGDSPLGMVESALEFMRIADDHGFRDIVVSMKASNTKVMIEAYRLAVARMDEAGFNYPLHLGVTEAGDGEDARIKSAIGIGALLYDGLGDTIRVSLTEDPWYEVPVARDLADRAHALWEQSAAHPATEREPEAVDPYHYKRRDITEINFGAECPINTLEPPRVISPSFRPLSEHTQITKDVLAAHKVLKDARIEGLLVKVESDLDLIHLLSLQKTLAPAIKVLVAELGDGVSTAALDAFDWNDRCGWMLVKRFGAGDADALAEYLTLTQKHGLLLAVDADAAAVSALSTQLAGQPNVVHTLSSHTDIHAVGAYRALGDILLKKDLRGPLWLRMRADFEILKEEGFGRQLLEAAMFTGPSFADGFGDLISVDTIDDLARCTALSYNILQGARMRTVKTEYVACPSCGRTLFDLQEVTGRIKARTGHLKGVTIAVMGCIVNGPGEMADADFGYVGGAPAKINLYVGKECVKVNIPEAEALDRLVDLIKEHGKWVEPAPEEVEA